In Phycisphaerae bacterium, the following proteins share a genomic window:
- a CDS encoding right-handed parallel beta-helix repeat-containing protein, whose amino-acid sequence MRIFLICFLLFFADACGAGVLYVPSADYPSIQEAISSSINGDTIIVAPGRYFENINFLGRAITVRSTDPNNPGIVATTIIDGNRPANINTASAVTFKSGETSASIIEGFTLTGGTGSWLQVYWEFKGNLWNRCGGAVLCSNHSSPTIRKNIITKNFAGQGGGIYCYDHSNAIITDNTISDNNAIIDHGFADPNPSDPNVYDHGDGGAIVGFQYCNPIITNNIIQYNHADSYGGGIHLRQWSNGTTENNRVYNNKSVLGAGIHITYTSSPQIIRNTIQHNICTGGGGGIYIYYYSAPLIEWNIITENEDWYAGGISLYWSSEPTIRNNIICQNTGRGILCKGPANVLILNNTISDNLKKYYGGGIQCDATVTGLIANNIITSNRGYGIYCYGSLVVIKFNDVWNNESGSYGGQISDLTGINGNISQNPLFAGIENYHIPPQSPCVNAGDSNTASGEFDFDNEERTFNTRIDIGADECVTNTSDFNNDGIVDFEDLFAFTENWLNEADFADFAVFAENWLWTGRWR is encoded by the coding sequence GTGAGGATTTTTTTGATTTGTTTTCTGCTGTTTTTTGCAGATGCATGCGGTGCGGGTGTACTCTATGTTCCCAGCGCGGATTATCCGTCTATCCAAGAGGCAATTAGCTCGTCTATAAATGGCGACACCATAATCGTCGCACCCGGCAGATATTTTGAAAATATTAACTTTCTCGGCAGAGCTATTACCGTCCGTTCGACAGACCCTAATAATCCTGGTATTGTCGCAACTACAATTATTGACGGCAACCGCCCTGCCAATATAAATACCGCCTCTGCGGTAACATTCAAAAGCGGTGAAACATCCGCATCGATCATCGAAGGTTTCACGCTTACCGGAGGGACGGGTTCCTGGCTTCAGGTATATTGGGAATTTAAAGGCAATCTTTGGAACCGATGCGGCGGCGCGGTACTGTGCTCAAACCATTCGAGTCCGACCATTAGAAAAAATATCATAACAAAAAATTTCGCCGGGCAGGGCGGCGGTATCTACTGCTACGACCACAGTAACGCAATAATTACCGATAACACAATTTCAGATAATAACGCAATCATCGACCACGGTTTTGCCGACCCGAATCCGAGCGACCCGAATGTTTACGACCACGGCGACGGCGGCGCCATTGTCGGTTTTCAATATTGCAATCCGATAATTACAAATAACATAATTCAATATAATCACGCAGATTCATACGGGGGCGGAATACACCTGCGTCAATGGTCGAACGGAACAACTGAAAACAATCGTGTTTACAATAATAAATCCGTGCTCGGAGCCGGGATTCACATTACATACACATCTTCGCCCCAAATCATCAGGAATACTATTCAGCATAATATATGCACCGGAGGCGGAGGAGGGATTTATATCTATTACTATTCGGCCCCATTGATTGAATGGAACATCATAACGGAAAACGAGGATTGGTATGCCGGGGGCATAAGCCTATATTGGTCGAGCGAGCCGACAATAAGAAATAATATTATCTGCCAAAATACCGGACGAGGAATTCTTTGTAAAGGTCCGGCAAATGTACTGATTCTAAACAATACGATATCAGATAATTTAAAAAAATATTATGGCGGGGGCATACAATGCGATGCTACCGTAACCGGCCTGATAGCAAATAATATTATTACTTCAAACAGAGGATACGGTATATATTGTTACGGCAGTCTTGTTGTTATTAAATTCAATGATGTGTGGAATAATGAAAGCGGCAGCTATGGCGGTCAAATTTCCGATTTGACCGGCATCAATGGCAATATCAGCCAAAACCCTCTTTTCGCAGGTATCGAGAATTATCATATTCCGCCTCAATCGCCCTGTGTAAACGCAGGAGATTCCAATACCGCAAGCGGCGAATTTGATTTTGATAACGAAGAAAGAACTTTCAATACAAGAATCGATATCGGCGCCGATGAATGTGTTACAAATACCTCCGATTTT
- a CDS encoding AAA family ATPase codes for MRTIAVINQKGGCGKTTVSINLASALAAEGKKTLLIDIDSQGHCAVGLAVPEEQIEQSIYDCLIGSRRGEPVRLTEILWEISDNFELAPSSIDLAAFEQQVSGTPDRENCLKDVLAAVAKDYDYAVVDCPPAVGLLTFNALRAATDVIVPVETGYFSLHGLSKQLDTLSILCKQGSQHINVMVLASMYDIRTKMGREILAELRKNFAGRMFKTVVNFNTRLKEAASLGQPICEYDPASRGHKDFQCLAQELIATDTLIEQKQVATAISKQESAPAAIQPAKDKVKERKEIIETLDNSLESISSSAQELLAGLKGSQLKAKSKQSNIDSKLNDFYGVRQLEGSVRFVTLYPRAKTVQIAGDFNNWQPQKTALVPAKDGKWELAFELAPGKYRYRMVVDGQWQQDPYNEKVEANPYGEYNSILEVK; via the coding sequence ATGAGAACCATAGCTGTGATTAACCAGAAGGGCGGATGCGGAAAGACTACAGTTTCTATAAATCTTGCAAGCGCCCTTGCTGCCGAAGGCAAAAAAACTTTGCTGATTGACATAGACTCGCAGGGTCATTGCGCTGTAGGTCTTGCCGTGCCGGAAGAACAGATTGAGCAGAGTATTTACGATTGTTTAATTGGCTCAAGACGCGGCGAACCTGTAAGGCTTACTGAAATTCTGTGGGAGATAAGCGACAACTTTGAGCTTGCGCCATCGAGTATCGACCTTGCGGCATTTGAACAGCAGGTCAGCGGTACTCCTGACCGTGAAAACTGTTTAAAAGATGTACTCGCAGCCGTTGCAAAGGATTACGACTATGCGGTCGTGGATTGTCCTCCGGCGGTCGGGCTTTTGACATTCAACGCGCTTCGCGCGGCAACGGATGTTATCGTGCCGGTGGAGACGGGATATTTTTCACTGCACGGCCTGAGTAAGCAGCTTGACACCTTAAGCATTTTGTGCAAACAGGGTTCACAGCATATAAATGTGATGGTTCTCGCCAGTATGTACGATATCCGCACGAAAATGGGCAGAGAAATTCTGGCCGAACTGCGAAAGAACTTCGCAGGCAGAATGTTCAAAACAGTTGTTAATTTCAATACCCGGCTCAAAGAGGCGGCAAGTCTTGGTCAGCCGATTTGCGAATACGACCCTGCCAGCAGAGGGCATAAAGATTTTCAATGCCTTGCTCAGGAACTTATAGCGACCGATACGCTGATTGAACAAAAACAGGTTGCAACTGCAATTAGCAAACAGGAATCGGCCCCGGCGGCAATCCAGCCTGCCAAGGATAAAGTAAAAGAGAGAAAGGAGATTATCGAGACTCTGGACAATAGTCTTGAATCGATAAGCTCATCGGCACAGGAGCTTCTTGCCGGCCTTAAAGGCAGTCAGCTTAAGGCAAAGAGTAAACAATCGAATATAGACAGCAAGCTGAATGATTTTTATGGCGTTCGGCAATTAGAAGGTTCTGTAAGATTTGTTACGCTTTATCCGCGGGCGAAAACTGTGCAGATTGCCGGCGATTTTAACAATTGGCAGCCGCAAAAAACCGCGCTGGTACCTGCAAAAGACGGTAAATGGGAACTGGCTTTTGAACTCGCTCCAGGCAAGTATCGTTATCGTATGGTTGTTGACGGCCAGTGGCAGCAGGACCCGTATAATGAAAAAGTCGAGGCAAATCCTTATGGAGAATATAACTCAATACTCGAAGTAAAATAA
- a CDS encoding type II secretion system protein, with the protein MERQKMKKKGFTLVELLVVIAIIAMLLAILMPALGKVRQLAQRIMCGTNLAGVGKAMLTYSTDDKYESFPVAGSPGAYWNRGTGGIEGINSWDWRNPNAFPETITIKFTTLSANLYLLVKYADVSPDQYVCPGSDQKKFELSKYSIPTAYATNSFTDVWDFGSRDTQKTTGSRAKGHNSYSYQLPMPIASTGTGSGIAYPITTTSNPARAIMADRNPYWQTPDSATASPARLYVWDSVGNKLKPDSIAAGNNTYHQKDGQNVLYADQHAKFEKSANCGVESDNIYTIWGSTTTAGYINPTTEENLRQCGIGTTMAGTTAVNPMPIQTNNEWYPRSADDNYLVSDIDKAE; encoded by the coding sequence ATGGAAAGGCAAAAAATGAAAAAGAAAGGCTTTACACTGGTTGAGTTACTGGTGGTTATCGCCATCATAGCAATGTTGTTGGCCATCCTTATGCCTGCTTTGGGTAAGGTCAGACAGCTTGCTCAACGTATTATGTGCGGCACAAACCTGGCAGGCGTCGGAAAGGCTATGCTTACCTACAGCACCGATGATAAGTATGAATCATTCCCAGTCGCCGGAAGCCCAGGCGCTTACTGGAACAGAGGCACCGGCGGAATTGAAGGCATAAATTCATGGGACTGGAGAAACCCGAATGCATTCCCAGAAACAATTACTATTAAATTTACCACTTTGAGTGCCAATCTTTACCTGCTTGTAAAATATGCTGATGTTTCCCCAGACCAGTATGTTTGCCCGGGTTCGGACCAGAAAAAGTTCGAACTTTCCAAATATTCAATCCCCACCGCTTATGCAACCAATAGCTTCACAGATGTATGGGATTTTGGTTCAAGGGACACGCAAAAAACAACCGGTTCCAGAGCTAAAGGACATAACAGCTATTCCTATCAGCTTCCTATGCCAATAGCCTCCACCGGCACCGGTTCCGGTATTGCATATCCTATAACAACTACTTCGAACCCAGCCAGGGCAATCATGGCCGACAGAAATCCTTACTGGCAAACTCCAGATTCTGCCACTGCTTCCCCTGCACGTCTGTATGTTTGGGATAGCGTGGGCAATAAGCTGAAACCGGATTCAATCGCAGCCGGCAATAACACCTACCATCAAAAAGATGGTCAGAATGTTCTCTATGCCGACCAGCACGCAAAATTTGAAAAGAGTGCCAACTGCGGCGTCGAATCGGATAATATTTACACTATCTGGGGAAGTACCACTACTGCAGGTTATATAAATCCAACCACTGAAGAGAACCTGAGACAGTGCGGAATTGGAACCACTATGGCCGGCACCACTGCTGTTAACCCAATGCCAATACAAACTAACAATGAGTGGTATCCACGGAGTGCAGACGATAACTATCTGGTCTCTGATATAGACAAAGCTGAATAG